A genomic segment from Diospyros lotus cultivar Yz01 chromosome 5, ASM1463336v1, whole genome shotgun sequence encodes:
- the LOC127801122 gene encoding axial regulator YABBY 1 — MSSSSSAFSPDHHHHHHLSPSSSEQLCYVHCNFCDTVLAVSVPCSILFKTVTVRCGHCTNLLSVNMRGLLLPAANQLHLGHTFFSPQNILEEIRSSSSNLLINQPYATESAAPIRAAEELPKPPVANRPPEKRQRVPSAYNRFIKDEIQRIKAGNPDISHREAFSAAAKNWAHFPHIHFGLLPDHQPVKKANVHQQEGEDVLMKDGFLGPANVGLSPY; from the exons ATGTCCTCCTCATCATCCGCTTTTTCACCggaccaccaccaccaccaccacctctctccctcctcctcCGAGCAGCTCTGTTACGTCCATTGCAACTTCTGCGACACTGTCCTCGCG GTGAGTGTTCCTTGCTCCATCTTGTTCAAGACCGTGACGGTCCGATGCGGCCACTGCACCAACCTCTTGTCTGTAAACATGCGAGGCCTTCTTCTTCCTGCGGCCAATCAGCTCCATCTTGGCCACACTTTCTTTTCTCCTCAGAATATTCTG GAGGAGATCCGAAGCTCATCTTCAAACCTGTTGATCAATCAGCCCTATGCTACTGAGTCGGCTGCACCGATTCGAGCAGCCGAAGAGCTTCCTAAGCCCCCAGTTGCTAACAGAC CTCCGGAGAAAAGACAGAGAGTCCCATCTGCCTACAACCGCTTCATCAA GGACGAGATCCAACGCATCAAAGCTGGAAATCCCGATATAAGTCACAGGGAAGCCTTCAGCGCCGCTGCAAAGAAC TGGGCCCACTTCCCTCACATTCATTTCGGACTTTTGCCTGATCATCAACCCGTGAAGAAGGCCAATGTGCACCAGCAG GAAGGAGAAGATGTTCTGATGAAAGATGGGTTTCTTGGTCCTGCAAATGTTGGGCTATCCCCCTACTAA